The Roseofilum reptotaenium CS-1145 genome has a window encoding:
- a CDS encoding photosystem I assembly protein Ycf3: MPRTQRNDNFIDKSFTVMADIILKILPTSNKSKTAFAYYRDGMSAQADGEYAEALDNYYEALKLEEDANDRSYILYNVGLIHASNGEHDQAIDYYEQALDLNDNMPQALNNIAVIYHYKGEQIKAEGDNEKAEALFDIAADYWNRAIKMAPNNYIEAQNWLKNTGRSQGEVFF; encoded by the coding sequence ATGCCGAGAACCCAGCGCAACGATAACTTTATTGATAAAAGCTTTACGGTGATGGCAGATATTATTTTGAAGATTCTGCCCACGAGCAATAAATCCAAAACTGCCTTTGCCTATTATCGCGATGGGATGTCAGCTCAGGCTGATGGTGAGTATGCGGAGGCTTTGGATAATTATTATGAGGCGTTGAAGCTAGAGGAAGATGCCAACGATCGCAGCTACATCCTCTACAATGTAGGCTTGATCCATGCCAGTAACGGGGAGCATGACCAGGCGATCGACTATTATGAGCAGGCTTTGGACTTGAATGATAATATGCCCCAAGCCCTGAATAATATCGCCGTCATTTATCACTATAAAGGCGAACAGATCAAAGCCGAGGGAGATAATGAGAAAGCCGAAGCATTATTTGATATCGCCGCAGATTATTGGAACCGGGCGATTAAAATGGCTCCTAATAACTATATCGAAGCCCAAAACTGGTTGAAAAATACCGGGCGATCGCAAGGCGAAGTCTTTTTCTAA
- a CDS encoding bifunctional aldolase/short-chain dehydrogenase yields MVKNLWNQSEAAQYTTDLEQRVYTSRLLGKDPSLVLHGGGNTSVKVKETNLFGEKEDILYVKGSGWDLATIEAEGFAPVRIPHLLKLAQLEQLSDPQMVNELKTQMTRASAPYPSVETILHAILPYKYVDHTHADAIIAVTNTANGRKRVEEIYGDRLIVIPYVMPGFDLARVCARQFALEAGEHALGMVLMNHGIFSFGATAQESYERMIELVSQAESYLQKQGAITSIPEQPVPEPAPLSHTLAQLRHTLSKTTQFPVILSTHRNPKTLSFAQREDIQHISQQGPATPDHVIRTKRLPLVGRDIQSYVEAYQAYFRAHATPDLTILDPIPRVILDPELGMCTVGKTVKQAHIVADIYDHTIDIISTSTQLGGYQALSAKDIFAVEYWDLEQAKLRKGGKPPLFTGEIALVTGAASGIGKACVDSLLKRGAAVIGLDIDTKIESLYNRADFYGITCDVTDETALIAAPEQAVQRFGGLDMLILNAGIFPGGCPIADLDTSEWRKVMSVNLDANLALLRHAYPLLKLAPQGGRVVVIGSKNVPAPGPGAAAYSASKAALNQLMRVAALEWGKDNIRLNSLHPNAVFDTGLWTEDVLNARAAHYGLIVEEYKTNNVLKVEVDSHSVAELAAEMCGPLFAKTTAAQVPVDGGNDRVI; encoded by the coding sequence ATGGTAAAAAACTTATGGAATCAGAGCGAAGCCGCTCAATATACAACAGATTTAGAACAAAGAGTTTATACCTCGCGCTTATTAGGAAAAGACCCTTCCCTCGTCCTCCATGGAGGCGGTAATACCTCCGTAAAAGTCAAAGAAACGAACCTCTTTGGAGAAAAAGAAGACATTCTTTACGTCAAAGGGAGCGGATGGGATCTGGCCACCATTGAAGCCGAAGGGTTTGCCCCGGTACGGATTCCCCACTTGCTGAAATTGGCACAACTAGAACAGTTGTCCGACCCGCAAATGGTCAATGAACTCAAAACCCAGATGACCCGTGCCAGCGCCCCTTATCCGTCTGTAGAGACGATTTTGCACGCCATTTTGCCCTACAAATATGTCGATCATACTCATGCGGATGCCATTATTGCGGTTACAAATACAGCCAATGGCAGAAAACGGGTAGAAGAGATTTATGGCGATCGCCTGATCGTCATACCCTACGTCATGCCCGGATTTGATCTTGCACGAGTCTGTGCCAGGCAATTTGCTCTAGAAGCAGGAGAGCATGCTCTCGGCATGGTACTCATGAATCATGGTATCTTTTCCTTCGGAGCCACGGCTCAAGAATCCTATGAACGGATGATTGAGCTAGTCAGTCAAGCAGAAAGTTATCTACAAAAACAAGGGGCTATTACTTCTATTCCTGAACAGCCTGTACCAGAACCTGCGCCCCTCAGTCATACCCTCGCCCAACTGCGCCATACCCTTTCCAAAACCACCCAATTTCCCGTCATTCTTAGCACCCACCGCAACCCCAAAACCCTCAGCTTCGCCCAACGAGAGGATATTCAACACATCTCCCAACAAGGCCCTGCAACCCCAGATCACGTCATTCGCACCAAACGGCTACCCCTAGTTGGGCGAGACATTCAAAGCTATGTGGAAGCCTATCAAGCTTATTTCCGCGCCCACGCCACCCCAGATTTAACCATTCTCGACCCCATCCCCAGAGTCATTCTTGACCCAGAACTGGGTATGTGTACTGTGGGCAAAACTGTGAAACAAGCCCATATCGTTGCTGACATTTACGACCATACCATCGACATTATCAGTACTAGCACCCAGCTCGGCGGCTATCAGGCACTCTCTGCCAAAGACATCTTTGCTGTCGAATACTGGGACTTAGAACAAGCCAAACTTCGCAAAGGCGGTAAACCGCCCCTGTTCACGGGTGAAATTGCCCTCGTCACTGGCGCAGCATCCGGCATTGGCAAAGCCTGCGTAGACTCCCTGCTCAAGCGAGGAGCCGCCGTTATCGGTTTAGATATCGATACCAAAATTGAATCCCTCTATAACCGGGCCGACTTCTATGGCATCACCTGCGATGTCACCGACGAAACCGCTCTTATTGCTGCTCCAGAACAAGCCGTACAGCGGTTTGGCGGCTTAGACATGCTCATCCTCAACGCTGGTATTTTTCCCGGAGGATGCCCCATTGCCGACCTCGATACTAGCGAATGGCGCAAGGTGATGTCGGTCAATTTAGATGCTAACCTTGCCCTCTTACGCCATGCCTATCCCCTGCTCAAACTTGCCCCCCAAGGCGGTCGAGTTGTCGTTATCGGCTCTAAAAATGTCCCTGCCCCCGGCCCCGGAGCCGCTGCCTATTCTGCTTCTAAAGCGGCTTTAAATCAACTCATGCGTGTTGCCGCATTAGAGTGGGGCAAAGACAATATTCGCCTCAACAGCCTCCATCCCAATGCTGTATTCGATACCGGTTTATGGACAGAAGATGTCCTCAATGCTCGTGCCGCCCATTATGGTTTAATCGTGGAAGAATATAAAACCAATAATGTTTTAAAAGTTGAAGTCGATAGCCATTCCGTTGCTGAACTGGCCGCCGAAATGTGCGGCCCCTTATTTGCGAAAACCACGGCTGCTCAAGTTCCTGTTGATGGAGGCAATGACCGAGTGATTTAA
- a CDS encoding lysophospholipid acyltransferase family protein produces the protein MTNTLHQKPGDGWSLDERKPQVIESWMSVWGWFYQYYFRVQTEGWHHIPRDEQVLIVGSHNGGLVSPDMVMMIYDWFRHFGTQRLVYGLMHRHIWELNPALAKEAVAVGAVRANPKMAIAAFQKGASVLVYPGGAQDVFRPHSQRNQIQFAGRKGFIKLALRQNIPIIPAISYGAHDTLMVLGDIYPLMKQLHEWGMPWVYDIDPEVFPIYLGLPWGIAFGPLPHIPLPIQIHTRICQPIRFPNYGRKAASDFDYVESCYQQVLSTMQTELDQLITHIIP, from the coding sequence ATGACAAACACTCTGCATCAAAAACCTGGAGATGGATGGTCTCTAGACGAACGAAAACCCCAAGTCATTGAATCCTGGATGTCAGTTTGGGGCTGGTTTTATCAGTACTATTTTCGCGTACAAACCGAGGGTTGGCATCATATTCCCAGGGATGAACAAGTCCTGATCGTTGGCTCCCATAACGGCGGCTTAGTCTCTCCAGATATGGTTATGATGATTTATGATTGGTTTCGCCATTTTGGAACACAGCGCCTGGTTTATGGCCTAATGCACCGCCATATTTGGGAACTCAATCCGGCTTTGGCCAAAGAAGCAGTAGCTGTTGGAGCAGTTCGAGCTAACCCGAAAATGGCGATCGCCGCCTTCCAAAAAGGGGCCAGTGTCCTCGTCTATCCCGGAGGAGCGCAAGACGTTTTTCGTCCCCATTCTCAACGAAATCAAATCCAATTCGCCGGCCGTAAAGGATTTATTAAACTGGCACTGCGCCAAAACATCCCCATCATCCCTGCCATTTCCTACGGGGCCCATGATACCCTCATGGTTCTAGGCGATATTTATCCCCTGATGAAACAACTCCATGAATGGGGAATGCCTTGGGTTTATGACATCGATCCTGAAGTCTTCCCCATTTATCTTGGACTTCCCTGGGGAATTGCCTTTGGCCCCTTACCCCATATTCCCCTACCCATTCAGATTCATACCCGCATTTGTCAACCCATCCGCTTCCCAAACTACGGACGCAAAGCTGCCAGCGATTTTGATTATGTTGAGTCCTGCTATCAGCAAGTTCTTAGTACCATGCAAACCGAACTCGATCAACTCATCACCCACATCATCCCTTAA
- a CDS encoding NUDIX hydrolase — translation MSKKKPTIRVIALGLIRDGDRLFLSEGYDQDKDHTFYRALGGGVEFGETCRETLQREFREELNAELTQIEYLGCIESLFTYQSQPRHEILQLYRAQFVDPRFYQQNRFTFHEKKRSKTALWVNISACKSGQVRVVPPEFLGYL, via the coding sequence ATGTCTAAGAAGAAGCCGACAATTCGGGTTATTGCTCTAGGTTTGATTAGAGACGGCGATCGCCTATTCCTCTCTGAAGGCTATGATCAGGATAAAGACCACACCTTCTATCGTGCCTTAGGAGGTGGTGTTGAGTTTGGCGAAACCTGCCGTGAAACACTTCAACGGGAATTTCGGGAAGAATTAAACGCCGAATTAACCCAAATTGAATATCTAGGCTGTATAGAAAGCCTATTTACTTATCAGAGTCAACCCAGACACGAAATTCTCCAACTCTATCGCGCCCAATTTGTAGACCCCAGGTTTTATCAGCAAAATCGTTTTACGTTCCATGAAAAAAAGCGCAGTAAAACTGCCTTATGGGTCAATATTAGTGCCTGTAAATCTGGACAAGTACGAGTGGTTCCCCCAGAATTTTTAGGGTATCTGTAG
- a CDS encoding HEAT repeat domain-containing protein produces the protein MESPAGNRVKFLPIEEWRKICEQNLETQKELTTNPYRHYYDVDTNYDDVYVKLAIVEWNKKPTEEQETLTPIKENKFLEQVLRQEKSRASKGRRIAIIGEPGSGKTTRLQKIADWILEQNLGLPIWISFKELTQPTLDHQIEEIWLKQTGESLTVEALRQHEGQIWVLLDGWDEITSTVDTSHVSQLLGGWVGQTRVVVTCRVNVGEADKNAFSGFDVFRNLELDSEQVNQYIGNWFAQIGYATRGEQLQEELQRSDNSRLLELIRNPLRLWMLCHIWQPEQGLPETQAELYAQFVEWVYSWKADEESLEQRQEIDRALAALALAAMEQSDDSSRFQLRESWILEVLPSRSLLESIKQLGWLNCLQRGTDTIYGFYHATFQEYFAALGVEDGDYFLPQYLVPGKEYRIFTPQWKQVILLWLGRGDVEEEKKEAFIGQLVHFEDGCGEWNFEQADRGFYSYRAYFLAAAGISEFKGCSRADEIVRQLVKWGFGDFNDEQEKWRTFLQPIQEGARNTLPETDRKRAIETLSYLLNHCQCPEGTCRRAAESLGHIDAGNSQAIAAVIQLLERTKDEDARRQLVGNLGQIGQGNAQAIATLVQLLEQTEDQFTQYEAADRLEQIGQGNAQAIAALVQLLEQTEDKSTYRRAAYRLGKIDPGNAQAIAALVQLLEQIEDEFSRCSVAYRLGKIDPRNQQAIATLVQVLTDTEDDNLDEYLCQIAACSLGQIDPGNQQAIAALVRLLEQTDDEHICLLAAEGLGQIDPGNQEAIAALVRLIKQAEDEDMLKWAAYTLWEIAPANQERIAALVQVLEQTKDINIRWEAVDSLSLERGNPQAIAALVQVLEQNEDETLHWTAVDSLGQIGQGNPQAIAALVKVLEQTEDEDIRSCAVHRLGQIGHGNPQEIAALVKVLEQTEDELTRWWAAKSLGKIDPGNQQAISVLVQLLVQTDTRYWMAESLGEIITTEEQQKSVVSALQPHLNPETYENNFRLFYNSYKVLWKIAQTLSYPDFYETWHGSLSENLLPGTSAPD, from the coding sequence ATCGAGTCGCCTGCTGGGAATCGGGTCAAGTTTCTTCCCATTGAAGAATGGCGAAAAATCTGCGAGCAAAATCTGGAAACGCAGAAAGAATTAACCACTAACCCCTATCGCCATTACTATGATGTAGACACAAACTATGATGATGTTTATGTTAAGCTGGCAATTGTCGAGTGGAACAAGAAGCCAACCGAAGAACAAGAAACGCTAACACCGATTAAGGAAAATAAATTTCTTGAGCAAGTCTTACGACAGGAAAAAAGCAGAGCCAGTAAAGGTCGGAGAATCGCCATTATTGGTGAGCCGGGTTCAGGAAAAACCACCCGGTTACAGAAGATTGCGGATTGGATTTTAGAGCAAAATTTGGGGTTGCCGATTTGGATATCGTTCAAGGAGTTAACCCAACCCACGCTGGACCACCAGATTGAGGAAATTTGGCTGAAACAAACAGGCGAAAGTCTGACTGTGGAAGCTCTGCGCCAGCATGAAGGGCAGATTTGGGTTTTGTTGGATGGTTGGGATGAAATAACCTCTACAGTAGATACAAGTCATGTTTCCCAACTGTTGGGGGGATGGGTGGGGCAAACGCGAGTGGTGGTTACTTGTCGGGTAAATGTTGGGGAAGCGGATAAGAATGCGTTTTCTGGGTTTGATGTGTTTCGCAATTTGGAATTGGACTCAGAACAGGTTAATCAATATATTGGTAATTGGTTTGCCCAGATTGGCTATGCAACGAGGGGAGAACAGCTTCAGGAAGAATTGCAACGCTCTGATAATTCTCGTTTGCTGGAGTTGATTCGTAATCCTTTACGGTTGTGGATGCTCTGCCATATTTGGCAACCGGAGCAGGGATTACCAGAGACTCAAGCGGAGTTATATGCACAGTTTGTGGAGTGGGTATATAGCTGGAAGGCAGATGAGGAGAGTTTAGAACAACGGCAAGAAATCGATCGGGCGTTAGCAGCTTTGGCATTAGCAGCAATGGAGCAATCCGATGATTCCTCTCGGTTTCAGTTGCGGGAAAGTTGGATTTTAGAGGTTTTGCCCAGTCGCTCACTGTTAGAATCCATCAAACAGTTGGGATGGTTGAATTGCTTGCAAAGGGGAACGGATACGATTTATGGGTTTTATCATGCCACGTTTCAGGAATATTTTGCCGCTCTAGGGGTGGAGGATGGGGATTATTTTCTGCCCCAGTATCTTGTTCCAGGAAAAGAATATCGGATTTTTACCCCACAGTGGAAGCAGGTGATTTTATTGTGGTTGGGGCGTGGGGATGTGGAAGAGGAGAAGAAGGAGGCGTTTATTGGGCAGTTGGTTCATTTTGAGGATGGTTGTGGAGAGTGGAATTTTGAGCAAGCAGATCGAGGATTTTATTCCTATCGTGCCTATTTTTTAGCTGCGGCTGGTATCAGTGAGTTTAAGGGTTGTTCTCGTGCTGATGAAATTGTGCGGCAGCTTGTGAAGTGGGGGTTTGGGGATTTCAATGATGAACAAGAGAAATGGCGAACCTTTCTCCAGCCCATTCAAGAAGGGGCAAGGAATACTTTACCTGAAACTGACCGAAAACGTGCTATTGAGACGCTCTCTTACCTGCTAAACCATTGCCAATGTCCTGAAGGAACCTGTAGGCGGGCGGCGGAGAGTTTAGGGCACATCGACGCTGGAAATTCCCAAGCTATTGCTGCTGTAATACAACTGCTGGAGCGGACTAAGGATGAAGATGCTCGTCGGCAGTTAGTTGGTAATTTAGGGCAAATTGGACAAGGAAATGCCCAGGCGATCGCCACTCTAGTTCAACTTCTGGAGCAGACTGAAGATCAATTTACCCAATATGAGGCGGCTGATCGTTTAGAGCAAATTGGACAAGGAAATGCCCAGGCGATCGCCGCTCTAGTGCAACTTCTGGAGCAAACTGAAGATAAATCTACTTATAGGCGGGCAGCTTATCGTTTAGGGAAAATCGACCCAGGAAATGCCCAGGCGATCGCTGCTCTAGTACAACTACTGGAACAGATAGAGGATGAATTTAGCCGTTGTTCAGTGGCTTATCGTTTAGGGAAAATCGACCCTAGAAATCAGCAGGCGATCGCCACCCTGGTTCAAGTTTTGACCGATACTGAGGATGATAATCTGGATGAATATCTCTGTCAGATAGCAGCTTGTAGTTTAGGTCAAATCGACCCAGGCAATCAACAAGCGATCGCCGCTCTAGTACGACTGCTGGAGCAGACTGATGATGAACATATATGTTTGCTGGCGGCTGAGGGTTTGGGGCAAATCGATCCTGGCAATCAAGAAGCGATCGCTGCTCTGGTACGCCTAATAAAGCAGGCTGAGGATGAAGACATGCTGAAGTGGGCAGCTTATACTTTATGGGAAATCGCCCCGGCAAATCAAGAGAGAATCGCAGCTCTGGTGCAAGTTCTAGAGCAGACAAAGGATATAAATATCCGTTGGGAGGCGGTTGATAGTCTGAGCCTTGAACGGGGAAATCCACAAGCAATTGCTGCTCTAGTGCAAGTTCTGGAACAGAATGAGGATGAAACTCTCCATTGGACAGCGGTTGATAGTCTCGGGCAAATTGGACAGGGAAATCCCCAGGCGATCGCGGCTCTGGTGAAAGTTCTGGAACAAACTGAGGATGAAGATATCCGTAGTTGCGCAGTTCATCGTTTAGGGCAAATTGGACACGGCAATCCCCAGGAGATCGCAGCTCTGGTGAAAGTTCTGGAGCAGACTGAGGATGAATTAACCCGTTGGTGGGCAGCTAAGAGCTTAGGAAAAATTGACCCCGGAAATCAACAAGCGATCTCGGTTCTAGTGCAACTGTTGGTGCAGACTGACACCCGTTATTGGATGGCGGAGAGTTTAGGGGAAATCATCACCACTGAGGAACAGCAAAAAAGCGTTGTTTCTGCCCTCCAACCTCACCTCAATCCTGAAACCTACGAAAACAACTTTCGCCTGTTTTACAACTCCTACAAAGTCCTCTGGAAGATTGCCCAAACTCTCTCCTATCCTGACTTCTACGAAACTTGGCATGGTTCCCTCTCTGAAAATCTTCTACCCGGAACATCCGCACCTGATTGA
- a CDS encoding heavy metal translocating P-type ATPase yields MTEAHSHCGCCSHDHGHHHEEAEFDLKKELKPILIATILFLIGLIFNKPLQNTPFSLGEYVVLLPAYLISGWSVLTTAGRNILKGHIFDENFLMTIATLGAVAIHEIPEAVGVMLFFQVGELLQGYSIGRSRRSIKALLEVRPDSANLKVNGQIHPVSPESVNIGDIILVRPGEKVPLDGEILTGKSLVDTSALIGESVPRSVREGDTVLAGMINQSGVLTLRVTKRFNESSIAKILELVENASSKKADTEKFMTRFARYYTPVVVFLSLAVAIIPPLLITGASQAEWTYRALVLLVISCPCGLVISIPLGYFGGVGGAAKRGILVKGSTFLDALTQVKTVVFDKTGTLTKGTFNVTDVISDNGLTPTQLLELAATVESHSNHPVAQSIRTAYGKPIDETRVQDYEEISGHGIRAKVGNQMVLAGNDRLLHRENIPHQVCTVEGTVAHLAVDGQYTGRIIIADELKEDAAEAIHTLQAQGIQTAMLTGDSQSVADRAAQKLGLNQYRADLLPEDKVSALEDFLHQAHRTKSKVVFVGDGINDAPVIARADVGIAMGGLGSDAAIETADVVIMTDAPSKVVEAIQVAHKTRRIVWQNIVFALAVKGFFITLGAIGMANLWVAVFADVGVALVAIVNASKLSREEVLPGFVLNLRRVWG; encoded by the coding sequence ATGACAGAAGCCCATTCTCACTGCGGTTGTTGCAGCCACGATCACGGTCATCACCACGAAGAAGCCGAGTTTGACCTAAAAAAAGAACTGAAACCGATCTTGATCGCCACCATCCTATTTCTGATTGGCTTGATTTTCAACAAACCTTTACAAAACACCCCTTTTTCTCTGGGGGAATATGTTGTACTGCTTCCCGCCTACCTGATTAGTGGTTGGAGTGTGTTGACGACAGCAGGGCGCAATATTCTCAAGGGACATATCTTTGATGAAAACTTCTTAATGACCATTGCCACCCTAGGCGCAGTTGCCATCCACGAAATCCCCGAAGCCGTTGGCGTAATGCTATTCTTTCAGGTAGGCGAACTCTTGCAGGGATATTCCATTGGCCGTTCCCGCCGTTCCATCAAAGCCTTACTAGAAGTTAGACCCGACAGCGCCAATCTAAAAGTCAACGGTCAAATTCACCCAGTCTCACCAGAATCCGTCAACATTGGGGATATCATTCTGGTGCGTCCTGGCGAAAAAGTGCCCCTTGACGGTGAAATTCTCACCGGCAAATCCCTAGTTGATACTTCTGCCCTCATTGGCGAATCTGTCCCCCGCAGCGTTCGAGAAGGAGACACCGTTCTTGCTGGCATGATTAATCAGTCCGGAGTGTTGACTCTTCGGGTGACCAAGCGCTTCAATGAATCATCGATTGCTAAAATTCTAGAACTAGTAGAAAACGCCAGTAGCAAAAAAGCCGACACCGAAAAATTCATGACCCGCTTTGCCCGCTACTATACCCCGGTAGTGGTCTTTCTCTCCTTAGCAGTTGCCATCATTCCTCCCTTGCTCATTACTGGTGCAAGTCAGGCAGAATGGACGTATCGTGCCCTAGTGCTACTGGTCATTTCCTGTCCCTGCGGTTTAGTGATTAGTATTCCCTTGGGCTACTTTGGTGGTGTAGGAGGTGCAGCCAAGCGGGGGATTTTAGTCAAAGGTTCAACCTTTTTAGACGCACTCACCCAAGTGAAAACCGTTGTTTTTGATAAGACCGGAACTTTAACGAAAGGGACATTCAACGTCACCGATGTGATTTCTGACAACGGACTCACCCCCACTCAATTGTTGGAACTGGCCGCAACCGTCGAGTCTCATTCCAATCATCCTGTCGCCCAATCTATCCGTACTGCCTACGGAAAGCCCATTGATGAGACCAGGGTGCAGGACTATGAGGAAATTTCCGGACATGGCATTCGTGCTAAAGTCGGCAATCAGATGGTACTGGCTGGAAACGATCGCCTATTGCATCGAGAAAATATTCCCCATCAGGTTTGTACGGTCGAAGGTACGGTGGCTCATTTAGCTGTCGATGGTCAGTATACCGGACGCATTATCATTGCCGATGAGTTAAAAGAGGATGCAGCCGAAGCCATTCATACTTTACAGGCTCAAGGCATTCAAACCGCTATGCTCACTGGGGACTCCCAATCGGTTGCCGATCGCGCTGCCCAGAAATTAGGACTCAATCAATATAGGGCTGACCTCTTGCCAGAAGATAAAGTCAGCGCCTTAGAAGACTTTTTACATCAAGCCCATCGCACGAAAAGCAAAGTCGTCTTTGTTGGCGATGGTATTAATGATGCCCCTGTGATTGCGAGAGCAGATGTGGGCATAGCCATGGGGGGACTCGGTTCTGATGCTGCTATTGAAACAGCAGATGTGGTTATTATGACGGATGCTCCTTCTAAGGTAGTAGAGGCGATCCAAGTGGCTCATAAAACCCGCCGCATCGTGTGGCAGAATATCGTTTTTGCCTTGGCAGTCAAAGGCTTTTTCATTACTCTGGGAGCGATCGGAATGGCGAATCTTTGGGTAGCCGTCTTTGCAGATGTGGGGGTTGCCTTAGTTGCAATTGTTAATGCCAGTAAGTTATCGAGAGAGGAAGTTCTGCCGGGTTTTGTGCTGAATCTGCGGCGAGTTTGGGGTTAA
- a CDS encoding ribose-phosphate pyrophosphokinase → MSALRGFVVIRSATLAIQPTLPSVNENNRLRLFAGSANLFLAQEVARYLGVDLGPMVRKRFADGELYVQIQESIRGCDVYLIQPSSSPVNDHLMELLIMIDACRRASARQITAVIPYYGYARADRKTAGRESITAKLVANLITEAGASRVLAMDLHSAQIQGYFDIPCDHVYGSPVLIDYLLSKQLPDLVVVSPDVGGVARARAFAKKLNDAPLAIIDKRRQAHNVAEVLNLIGDVEGKTAVLVDDMVDTAGTISEGARMLREKGARQVYACATHAVFSDPAVERLSSGVFEEVIVTNTIQLPEDKYFPQLRVLSVANLVGETIWRIHEDSSVSSMFR, encoded by the coding sequence ATGAGTGCGCTTCGAGGGTTTGTCGTGATCCGTTCTGCGACTTTGGCAATTCAGCCAACGCTACCATCTGTCAATGAAAATAACCGCCTTCGGTTGTTTGCTGGCTCTGCTAACTTATTCTTGGCTCAAGAAGTCGCCCGCTATCTAGGGGTGGATCTAGGGCCAATGGTTCGTAAACGATTCGCTGATGGCGAACTTTATGTTCAAATTCAAGAGTCAATTCGCGGTTGCGATGTTTATTTGATTCAACCATCTAGCTCTCCGGTCAACGACCATTTAATGGAACTGTTGATCATGATAGATGCTTGTCGTCGAGCATCTGCCCGCCAAATTACAGCCGTTATCCCCTACTATGGTTACGCTAGGGCCGACCGTAAAACGGCTGGGCGTGAATCGATTACCGCTAAATTAGTGGCTAACTTGATTACCGAAGCTGGAGCCAGTCGTGTCTTAGCCATGGATTTGCATTCTGCTCAAATTCAAGGCTATTTTGATATTCCCTGTGACCATGTTTATGGTTCTCCCGTTTTAATTGATTATCTTTTAAGTAAGCAATTACCCGATCTGGTCGTAGTTTCTCCTGATGTCGGTGGAGTGGCGAGAGCAAGAGCATTTGCCAAAAAACTCAATGATGCGCCTTTAGCCATTATTGATAAGCGCCGTCAAGCTCACAATGTGGCTGAAGTGCTCAATCTCATTGGAGACGTGGAAGGGAAAACCGCCGTATTAGTTGATGACATGGTTGATACCGCTGGAACCATTTCTGAAGGGGCGAGAATGCTGCGCGAAAAAGGCGCAAGACAAGTTTATGCTTGTGCTACCCATGCCGTTTTCTCCGATCCAGCCGTTGAGCGTCTTTCTAGTGGCGTATTTGAAGAGGTGATTGTTACCAATACGATTCAATTGCCTGAAGATAAGTACTTCCCTCAACTGCGGGTGTTATCTGTGGCTAATTTGGTTGGAGAAACCATTTGGCGTATCCATGAAGATAGTTCCGTTAGTAGCATGTTCAGATAA
- the gatC gene encoding Asp-tRNA(Asn)/Glu-tRNA(Gln) amidotransferase subunit GatC, producing the protein MLDQEQVHKVAHLARLALTSEEEAQFSGELSQILDYVEQLNELDTEGVPPTTRAIELSNITREDLLTPDEFREALLDNAPDRDGDFFKVPQILSE; encoded by the coding sequence ATGCTCGACCAAGAACAAGTTCATAAAGTTGCCCATCTTGCCCGTTTAGCCCTGACTTCGGAAGAGGAAGCCCAGTTTAGTGGTGAACTGAGCCAGATTCTCGACTATGTGGAACAGCTCAATGAGTTGGACACCGAAGGTGTTCCCCCCACCACGCGGGCGATCGAACTCAGTAATATCACTCGCGAAGATTTACTAACTCCGGATGAGTTTCGGGAAGCCCTTTTAGACAACGCCCCCGATCGCGATGGCGACTTCTTTAAGGTTCCTCAAATCCTCAGCGAGTAA
- a CDS encoding DUF3531 family protein, producing MNVLFREFNPFDVWIWLEFSTVPSDAEKLYLQEAFDAWYYLGKLGGFNAENLQVQEEGLDLSYMTYDDQQGDRSLMALMHNMGDLEYQGNWGRCWFDLGTSDALALDVLINALQQLSQEYVAIETLIMGGVNADWPIPETQDTFVQY from the coding sequence ATGAACGTTTTATTTCGAGAATTTAATCCTTTTGATGTTTGGATCTGGCTGGAATTTAGCACGGTTCCCAGTGATGCGGAAAAGCTGTATCTGCAAGAAGCCTTTGATGCTTGGTATTATTTAGGCAAGTTGGGTGGATTTAATGCGGAAAATCTGCAAGTGCAAGAGGAAGGGTTGGATCTCAGTTATATGACCTATGATGATCAACAAGGCGATCGCTCCTTGATGGCGTTAATGCATAACATGGGAGACTTAGAATATCAGGGAAATTGGGGACGCTGTTGGTTTGATCTGGGAACCAGTGATGCTTTGGCTTTGGATGTCCTGATTAACGCTTTGCAGCAACTTAGCCAGGAGTATGTAGCGATTGAAACTCTGATTATGGGTGGCGTTAACGCGGATTGGCCGATTCCAGAAACCCAAGATACGTTTGTGCAATATTAG